The Macrobrachium rosenbergii isolate ZJJX-2024 chromosome 12, ASM4041242v1, whole genome shotgun sequence region ttgtatttccataggaacaCAATGTTGGACGATTTGCAGACTGTCCCTACATTCAACAACATATTGGCATGTCTCCACTGATACAGGACATTACTTTACAAGAGTTAGAAAAACCAGCTTTTGTAAGATAATGGTTTTCCTATTATACACAAGTTGTTAATGAACAGATAAAAGTTTCTTTGCTGGCATATGTTTTACTTGGAAAATGTGCAAAACTCCTCAAGTAAGTAGTGGCTGAAAGCATGTGGATAGTCAAGTCTGATCCCTATGTTACTTGGGCTAAACAGATGATCTCTTAAGTTCATAAATTCATTAACATGAAACAAGATCTCTGGGAGGCCTGTAAAAGTAATGTTAACAACTACATAATGAGGTCTTTACTATCttccattattaatgataaaattctgaaCCCTTCCATTAATATCTAAATAGCAGGAAGtgcatttcttgtttaaatagttATTACAGGTaagatattttgtataaaatattagtGTGTACAAGAAGAGTTATGACCTTCAGTACTTATAAGATTTAATTAACCATGAAACTAACACGGTATCCAACaagttaaatcattattataCAGTAACCAGGATTAATGCTAACAAAGTAAACTCAAGGATAGATGAAATTTTCTAATAACAATCACATGACACAgcctacacaaacaaaaaaatataaaactaccaAGTCCAAGGAAACTAGTGATCAAACAAttaaatttaccaagaaattatcctaaatatatttttgataaaggtACAACCATTACTCTTGGAACACTTCACCTTGATATGTTACACTctcatataaaaatactttcccTATGAAGCATTGTAAACCAATAAAAGTGCTagtaatttttcaacaaaaaatatgcACTGAATACTGTacagaacattaaaaaataaattaaaagcctgcttatttcttttttacacaTCTTTGGAAGTAATAGGTAAGGGAATGGTTATGGGCAAAGGAATGTATCATGACTAATTGTACGATAGTGATATCATCTCCCTATTCAAGGATTACAATTCCATTTGTTCAACAAACTTCTGAAAACTTACAACAATCATTTGCAACATTAACAGACAGGTTAGTTTAAGAGCCACTGGTCAGACACCAGAAAGCATGATTTCAGGAtgaaagatgatattttgaactATCTTCCTCTTTTTCAAGAACATGGCTCCTTAACACAACAAGAgataagagacagaaaataaacattgtaatcacttttttgaaaagtatttaaattaaagcaagactaataaaaaaaaagtaaaatctgtaGCTGCAAAACTGACCTGTCCAGCTTTTGCTATGGTTcatcacaatatactgtataaaattaaatttaaacataaaGCAATAAAGaactgtgaaaataaaatcaatatatgaatctataaaatatattactgtagttttaaaatatcatttgagAGAAAACCCTTTCATTAGTAACACATCCAAAACAACAGGTCTCCTACTTTAACTTCAAACCCTTATTgtctccccccaaaaatatatctactgtatgtacCAATGTCATTATACAGTAgtcaaatttgttttctttttttacttttctctcaaaACATTTCTAAAATGGTGCAGATCATTTGCGGTCTCCCAAAAGACGTAGCAGCTCCAAGAACAGGTTCAAGATATCCAAGTAGAGATTGATGGTAGCAAGAATATATTCCTCAGGAGAcaatttcttcatcatcatctgtaagtggaaaaatgtaaattgcaAGAATACAATATCAATAACCGATCCATCCATCATGTATTTacagatttaatatatttaaaacaatacaaTTAGTATTATtcctatataatattttcactttacaaaACTGTGGTTAATCAATCATTCTTGGAAACAATTCAAAGCGCCACTAAATAACAATTTTGAGGATTTTCTTTCTACCCATAAACTGCCTCAATATTAATAAGATTGGCATACATTTTGGATGCTCTACTTTACTGAATGAGTAAAAAGTCTTGTCTGATACAATGAGTTAAAAGTTtcttattatacaaataaatctCAGTATtatgaataacgaaaataaaataggGGTTGCCTCTCTCTATCTGATGATTTACTCACATCATGGACTTTCTTATTTATCTCAAGATTTCTGTACTTTATGtcttctaaaaagaaataaataagaacaatagtTATGTGGTAACATGGAGAGATtatcttgtgtttgtttttattacatatcTCTATTACCCCTCAATTAATTTAAATATGGTTTTTATGTAGCTGAAGGTTTGCAAATATTGAACAATTTGaatatggtatttttatttttcctttcatgacCAACCATAAGATTTTACTCTATCATAATAATGTAGGATGGCCAAATGGAGTTTAGAAAGGGAGGCCACCGTGCGCTTTTGTTTGCAGCCAACCTAGCTAAACAAAAGACAAAGGAAGAACTAccaaataaacctaaaaataattttggagtgaaaaaaaaaaaaaaaaaaaaaaaaaaaaaaaaaaaaaaagtttaaattgtcAGCAAATCCAAGATAATGGTAACTAAAAGTGTGAGgggtaaatacattaaaatgtatCAAATATTACAGATGCTGTCACAGGAGACACTCAGAATTTAAATGTAATTGGAGTGAGGAATTTTTTTATGCCTACATTTTACATGACAAGCTAATGGTGTGGGGAAAGAGCAGAAAAACTCATGGTGGAGAGGCAGATATTGGAGTAGTTAAAGTATTTCTGTTCCCTTACAAACAAATAATTGTAAAGCATGTAGggagtccccggttaacggcatcTTGATTTAATGGTACTCGGCTAACGATaatgttaaccagattttcagcgccagtaagcagtttatcagtgccggcaagcagtttatcagtgctgataaacCGGTTAACAGTGCTGCTAAGCGGATCATAGGCATTTTTGGCATCGTAAATgctatttatttagttaatggCAATTTTCGGTTACCAGGACTCGGCTGATAACCAAACCCCGGCCATTACCCGGGGGACTGCCGTACTGGTActgagggcaaaaaaaaaaaaaaaaaaaaaaaaaaaaaaaaaaaaaaagaagaagaagaagaagaagaagaagaagtatcatAAGGCTGAATACAGTGAAAACAAGAGTGCTGGACTCCATATAAATCAGACCATCCCATTAGTAAAGAGTAAAAATCTGTGACAAATATACAAGACTGGTACTCTTTATAGAAAGAAGGTACAAACACttgtaaagaaaataagttttagaagagatgtaattaaaaaaatgaaagaaaagaagttcACAAGAGGTGTAATTACAAAATGCAGAGATTAATATATGGAATAAAGTAGTTACCGAGAGACTTTGAACATGAATGAGACAAAATGAGAAGATATGATAAAATGATTATACATCTTGGGTGAAATGACTGATTTGAATTCTGTGAAGTGGTCTGGTCCTGTAGAGAGAATGATTTACAACTGGGTGATAAAAAGTGTTTAATTTGTTAGTTTTCAGagaaagggggaaggagaagaaCAAGAGTGCTGGGTGTGGTATCTACAGGTTGAAAAACTGACTGAGCTACAAGACTGAAATAATATGGGTATGTGATGAGAAGGGGAGAGGATCAGCCAGTCAGAGATGAATTAGATATGGAAGGAACAATACATCTATCAGTGGGAAGGTTCAGAAAAACTTGGAGAACAGTATTATAAGAAGACCTTTACCACACAGGGATGTTCCTCATGAGTCAAGAATAAGAAACTGTTTCatgacaaataacaaaaaacctTATATAACAAAGAATCCAAGTCATTACTCACTTCTATCCTTATTCATGAGGCAACTTGGTAAATACATCAACAGAATTCTCAGAGTCTGAGATCTGGGCAGAACAGCAAGCTTTAAGATACTAATTCCAAGTCATAAAAGCAATTTTTCACTCCTGAGTATGATTTACTACCAAATACACTCTTAAAGACACTCTTCATAATATGAGGCATTGTATCTATTAGTTTATGACTTGCTTTAACAAGATCACAGTCATTCTTGGACTCTCACTAGGCTTGGCAAAGGATTTCATTTGAATTGAGAAGTGAAACTGGAGCAATGTAAAATCTGACAGCTAGATTAGAGGAAATCAAAGGGAACAGATGAACTGCTAGGTTTGAGGAAATCAAAGGGAAGAGTTGAAAGTAAAAAACCAGAAGATACCACAGCTGCGGCCAATGgtcgctgcagagaacctttagtaccATCTGTAGTGTGCAACAGAAAGCTTGCTATAATGACCCCCGACATGGCAGGTTCTATGGGGTAACCATGTATTATCGTGCACAAAAGTCCTTTCCCTCCACTGATCCAAAGAGTGAACATGAATCCGCTGACTATGAAACACCAAAGCAGTTGAACACGtaactaatggaagacccaacagatgtcaCACTGTATGGGAAAATGGGAACAGGAAGGAGTGAgaagcaggtatttttcttgagcatagtgtaaagtctccatattctaatatgaaaaaaagtgatcatacaattttttttgttgatgatactgggtttgagtgtaaaatgtgctaCCAAAGGTATGCCTCTTACCACAAGTATGGGTAGCGTCATCCTTAAACCTTTGGTATAGACTGTTATGCTAATTTAAAAAGTGCCAACACCATAATATTGTTTGTGGATTAATGGTTTTCATGACCAAGGCATTCTACATTAACAATAATCACAATTAGACAGGTGAAAGATTATTCAATTCACAGCACATTTTTGTTGCTGTAACCTCACACTGCCAACAAAACCATCAAACAATACTGTACACACTGAAAAAATCATTCGCTACTTGCGTCTATTAAACTACCACTTACCCAGGAACACTCACTTTCTCCCCCTTTCTCTATCTCTATCAATTTCTGTCTTTATCtctgtgctattattattttttctctgcttcattctttttatctttttactgaaTATGAATTTGTTACACTGGTGAAAGTACCTGaatctttcattttgtgttaGTGTTTCAAAAAAATTAAGCACAGCCATAATTTGACAGCCATAATTTGTAAGTGTCTAAAAACTGGCATTTGGTTGTCATCACCCATATCGCCCACCTTCACTATGGATGTTGGCCCAATCACGCAATGTAACTAAAGATAACAGATCTACGAATGTTCATAGATGAAGGATGCACCAAAGCAGCAGTTTAGGTTGCTACCTCAATAACGTAAGGGAACTGAGAATTTTGCTAATTTGCTGCTAtaaatcttagtttttttttttataagaggtgGTTTGCAGATTACAGAACACCACCGTAAACACtgttgctgaaatgttttgtatcgatcTTGTGGATAGTCATGTCTGCTGATAAGACACGATAATCAAcaggaaatactaattcatgaatactgacttcctaagcacttttattctcatattaatttgtatatttccttaactgcacattCTACACTCAAACCCAGTACCATCAACAAAAACAACTTTATGATCACTTTCTTAATGATATCAGAAGATGGAgactttactctatgctcaagaaaaatacctgcttcccactcctccttcccGTTCCCATAATTCATGTTCACTCTCTGGATCAGTGGAGGGAATGGACTTCTATGCACGATAGTACCTTTTGTGTTGTAACATGAAAGGTACGCTATAAGTGATATGCCTCTATGGAGACATTATACTGAGTAACAAGTATCTACacaatattaaaattcaaaatatagcaTACCTGAgtatcaaaaacaatgaaaaggcaAAAGATGAGAGCTGATCCACCAGCTACGGCTAATTCCAGTCCATTACTTCCAAGGAATATGTTCATCATACCCAGTCCAATCACAACCATGAGACCAATCAACAGcctgaaaaataaacagagtaaTTATATAACTAGGACACCATACAACACATGTACTCCTTGAGTACAAGAAAACAATGACCTAGCTAAGAATAAGCCTCACAGAAATTTATGGGAGTTACAATGTACAAatgtattacataaaaaaaacaaatgtggtATAATACAGCATGGAAAAttgaacattaataaaaaaatatctaaagatgTTTTTAGCAGTCCTGTACAAATTTGAGACAAAAGTTTGAGGGACATGTATACGTCTTGGTTTATATTTTCCATGTAAAACACAGTACTCTTACACACTGCTAAATATATTTGACTAGGTAAAAATTCTATAAAGTTGTGTAATATTTAACATCAGTTACTAGAACCTTGAGGTTTTCCATTGCAGTATATGTATAACCCAAAGAGAAGTACaataaaacccccgtattcgcaagGGGGGGGGtgcgtaccacaccccctgcgaatagctaaaatccgtgaatacttaaaacccctctaaaaacacttagaactgcctattttgatagttcaaacacaaaaaaaactctaaaaatgcttttacctgagtattttactagttttaccacaaaaagtgcatttagtcatgaaaatatgaaaatattgtaattagtGAAAAAATACCGCAagtgggcgaattttccacgaataatgtgtatatgtgttccaagaattttccgcgaataatgtgtaaatatgtttatagagacatctgcaaataggtgagtccacgaatcgtgagaacacgaatacggggggtttactgtatagtatataaacGCAAACAACAGCATCAAATGTACATTtacaattgttttaaaaatattaactttacaGAAGAAAACCTCAATTATCCACATTCACCTTATTTGAAGCTTGACACTGTCCAAAGGGACCACCTCTCTGACGTATGGTGTTATGACAAGATGCAAGATGTAGAGGCTAAGCGGTGATCCTTGAAGGAGACCAACCCTCACTCTGAACTTATCTGCAGTTCCAAAAGAGCTTCTTATTTGGGTGGTTACTTCTGTATACATATCTTGTATCACcttaacatatttttcaaaaacaccctTCACCCTCAAACACCTCCATACTTCTTGCATTGGTACATGGTTAAATGCTTTTTCTAATtcaattagaaataaatatactgtattagaaGAACAGTTAAGGTAAGGGAagtatcaaagaaggcccaggaaagaaaaCTCCAGTGGTTTGTTCATGTCATGCAGAGAGGAGATCATGTGTGTAAAAGGGTTATGAGCATGGaagtggagggaaggagaagagaaaaggcAAAGTTCAGATGGGAGGATAAAACAGCATTGCGGGGAAGGGTCAAAGTGATTACTTGTTACTACAGTCATCCAACCATAGAAAAGCAGAAAGATCACTCTGAACTCATTGCTGCCCGTCAATCCAGTCCATAGATCAGAAGAACGAAGGGCTAGTGAGCTAAACAAAGGATCGACACACACTGCCCtcttggagagagaaagaaaactctGTTCGAAGCAAGCCCAAAAGCTTACAGAGAGACGAGATAAAGAGAACCTTGAGTCTAAGGAAATAGCACTCAGTGCTAGCCCTGGCAAGGAAACCAATTGCCAACAATGACCGAATGCCACCACCCTACCCAGATGGGAAAGGCGCgcagaaagaagttgaatatgcCTTCTAATGCAGAACAGACTAACCCCCAGCTAAACTCGCAGCCGTAGTCAGAGTGGAGGTGAGGTTcaggaagagagaggcagaagcaGATGAAGAAGGAAACGAGAACATCTCTATCCTTCCACTGCTGTCAAAACTCACACCGTCTGCAGACTTGTTGAGATTCACAAAGACTAAGCCACAGAGATCAGAGGAATAAGGTTACGCAGCCCATTCTCCCAACGAGCACAAAGGAAAAGCCGTGATAGTAGGATTACCTTGAATAAGTTAAACCTTACTGTCACATAACTTCCAACTGGCTATATCTACCATACCTGAAAGgtaaatatatttagtatatcAGAGAACAATACAGCTGTGGTGTAACTTACCAGAAGCCGTTACATGTCCAATGAAAACAAGTATTCATGTAGGCAAGGTAAAACCAACCCAATTCCTTGCAAGAAGGGTTATTTGACAGATGGGCTTGAATAATTACAATACAAACCCAtagtcaaaaaccaaaaaaaggaaaagggatgCAGTACTCGTTTTATCATCAAAAGCTCGAATGGCAAAAGTCAGGCAGTGTCCTTAAAGACGTCTGAACTCGACGGTGGCTGGAACCGGAGTGGGAGTGCAGACCAACAGGTGGGCAGGGTTTCCCCCTGCCTGTCAGGAGTTTGAAGGGCCATTCCAGCTTGCATTTGCAAGCAAAATCCCTATGCAGAGAGCAAAGGTTTATATCTGTGTGGGAACAACTAAACATTCCCAACAAGAAGCCCTAATATAGGACTGCTCACTGCAAGATGCATGGTATGTCAGTTGTTACAAAAGACATAAACCACCCACAAGAATGGCTATGCACCTTGCAACAATGTTGctcatgatttttctttatacagcAAAAACCAGTTAGCAAGACAACAAGAGGAAAGAACACACACACTAAGCAGGCTACTCTTCCAGGTTCTCAATCAAAATCAGGGGTCAAGTGCAGCAGTTCTGAATCAAAAAGCGGCCAAAATAAAAGCGAGTGTGACCCCCATCTCCACTacttaactaccttgttaccaagtttaaAATGACTCATTCAAGCTTGCACTGAAAGGCACTCCTATATCAGAGACTAAGGTTCGTATTTCCATAGAAACAAATGTACATTACTACTGCAACAAATAATGGTTTTAGAAACTGTACACACAAAAACTGACCCATACCAATGACCAAAACCTGTGCAATAATATTCATTATGTACTTACCCAGCACCCATCTTCGTAAAGTCACGCTTAGTCTGGAAGGTATAAGCTGTAAGACCAGCAGTAATGACCAATGTTAGGGCAAAAGCCTTCAAGACAACTTCAGCATCATACATGCTAATAGCAACTCCAACTGTGATGGCCTCCACAATGGTGAAGCCACCAAGAAGGAAAAAGTTGATAGGAACATGATgtctgaaaaaaagaataacatgaaATTTAGTCAACAGTATATTAAAGATATGCTAtttagcaaaacataaaaaagaaaacagcaatatCCTATTagagaaattaagataaaagatatatttatgaaaaaattgatagCTACATTATATACCCTGACTTTAGAGAGATTAAGATAAATCACAGATTTATAAAAAGACTAAACAACAGACTTCTTCAATAAATTCTAGCAATACTAAGCAGTTACTGagccagtaaaaataaaaactttcatacaTAGAATTAATGATTCGGACACCTATCTACTCTAAGTTCGCTTACTTCTTCATGCCATTATGTGcaatcagcattcaaaataaacaaattaataattctTTGCTAACCCAGGTGACTGTCTAAAATCACTCATTTCTCACCAGGTGTTGttggaatgtttatgttttaGTGAGAGTTCTTCCAGACCACCTACCAAGAtgaggggaggctgggtgggtttccaatTTAACAGTACATAAGTATCCAAAAcctgtaaagaattttattataaaaattttcattatttaggaTGAATCCTACCTACTGATAGTTAGTGGATTACCACTCTGAATGAGGATGatgggttagtgcagccagagaatCATCCACTCAGCCAAGCCAACTGAAAgcttttaaaagggaaaaaagcttctaaacattcttacctgttgtgtgatccttccTAGTAAAGGACTATCTTGTGGCAGAGTCGATAGCTCAAAACCAACAGTCCAGAACCAAACACAACAACTACCTTTCAATATGAAGGTAAGCTCCTATGTACACCATGTGTATCTTCATGCTCTCCAAACTATGAGAGAAGATTACTCTCATATTTGGTTCCAGCTTTGCAATTACCAAATGAAATTTTGAAGGCAAAAACTGAATTACATCTCCTTTGAGCTGTGCTAGCAACCTCCTTTAGCAAAACATTTTTAACCTGATTAAATGACATGCTTACAACACAGGTGTCATGGggtttaatttaaaaacaaacgtGCTGATTTAACTTGGCAACATAGAAAAAGGACAGTGCATTCTTGGACATGAAAGTGTTTGGCCTACTAACACCACAGAATTTATTCTTAACTCCTCCTCTTCAAGGTTTAAGCCGTTTTTAGGTAAAGCCTTACAGCACTGAATTGGACATATAAAACTTCATCTTCATTGACTACTAAAGCACTTAAATTTGGTGCCATCACAAACCTGGGAAGGGCTGTAGGTTTGACATCTTaataatggaagaaaagagaCAGGTTTCTCCTTGAACAAATCCCAAAAACATGAAAGGGTTTTCTGTTCACATGTTCAGTAATAAACTTCATCATAgcaagacctaaaaaaaaaaaaaaaaaaagtcttcaaagtCCTTAAGGAAGCTTTATCCACAGCCTCAAACTGAGGTAACGTCAAAAACTTAAGGACTGCATCCAAATTCTATCTTAATCAATAATAGGAAGATTTTGTGGATTCCAGCTCAAAAGGTCTCTTTCAAATATACGTCATCAAATATGTCATAAGAGATATTCAAGTTAGCATGTCATAGAACTGCAGACAACACAGAGTGATGTCCTTTAATCACTGGAACAGTAAGTTGCTTCATGTCTCTGATACCAGAAGAACTTAATCAGGTTATCAAAAGAGGCATGGGTGCTGGATATTCATGACAAGCACCAAGATCAGTAAGCTGACTACTTCTAAACTTAAAGAGTGTTTCCCTAGCTGGTCTCGAAAAGCCTCAAGCTCGTAGACTGTTCATAGTCTCCACACAGTCATTTAAGGTATGTGGAGGTTTAGAAGGACTTCTCAAATAAGACTTtgagaagatctttcctgaaTGGCAGAAGGCAAAGAACGTCTACCACCAGAAGAGGTAGCTCGGGAAACCATTCCTTCTAGGACCACCAGCGAACTATGATCATCATCCTTGAGTCCTCTGGCATCTCAATTTCAGTACCTTCCACAAAACTGCAAATGGAGGAGGAATGTAAAGGTCCAGATTTGAAAACTCTTGGGCATGGAGAGCAGTAATTTTGGAGTTTTTCATTTTGGGCAGCTGCATACAgaatgtggcggaattctaacccacaaacaaaacaacactcaccctgatcttcggttgctggagatgggtaaaggtccacggtcgccaatcacagcacacagaaaccacaaaaacaaaatttcaaacaaaccctccaccaacaacgaacgaaaaaaaaagagacacatgcaccatcaatatcggtaccggtatccaaaacaaaaaaaaagccagacgaactcccgttcactttcaaggttggacctcaactgcccaagacttcccaaaaccgaaaaactcccgacacaccaacagacagacagacagcgccagaaacgaactccaacaaccgaaccactgcaacgacaattacacttgctctctctctctctctctctctctctcacaaaacgttgggaaatgctaaataaaaacaaatttcttcatcctctatatttctcccccttttagcatttcccaa contains the following coding sequences:
- the LOC136843623 gene encoding protein lifeguard 4-like; its protein translation is MDTALLMPQDGANAEKGGIMGDFNYGNNVASSHIYIRMGFLRKVYGLLSVQLMVTTVVAAAFAYTPVLRDTIHANQWLLLVSIFLSFGLLIALHVKRHHVPINFFLLGGFTIVEAITVGVAISMYDAEVVLKAFALTLVITAGLTAYTFQTKRDFTKMGAGLLIGLMVVIGLGMMNIFLGSNGLELAVAGGSALIFCLFIVFDTQMMMKKLSPEEYILATINLYLDILNLFLELLRLLGDRK